Proteins from a single region of Helicobacter sp. 'house sparrow 1':
- the dprA gene encoding DNA-processing protein DprA, with protein MLQSSFIAKPLNIPEKLKNIKSPPKNLFYVGNKNLLTKNLIVAIVGTRKPNPYTKIFCATLARELSKYGVIISGGALGIDIIAHQNSLPNTIMVSPSSLDYIYPSANASIIKDIANQGLIISEYKEQYQPKKYSFLQRNRIIIHLSDIVIIPQADLESGSMQSAQMAIQAKKPLYVLPHRIDESLGTNALLEDNQAKGIYNIQKFLSSLNLKKHSIQDDLLEFCSQYNDFEEALMKFGDRLLEYELDGKIKRENNKIVIL; from the coding sequence TTGTTACAAAGTTCTTTTATTGCAAAACCTCTTAATATTCCAGAAAAACTAAAAAATATTAAAAGTCCCCCAAAAAATCTATTTTATGTTGGCAATAAGAATCTTTTAACAAAGAATCTTATTGTTGCCATTGTTGGAACAAGAAAACCTAATCCTTACACCAAAATATTCTGTGCAACTTTGGCAAGGGAACTTAGTAAATACGGGGTAATTATTAGTGGCGGAGCCCTAGGGATTGATATCATCGCTCATCAAAATAGCCTGCCTAATACCATAATGGTATCTCCAAGTAGTCTGGATTATATCTACCCCTCAGCAAATGCTTCCATTATCAAAGATATTGCTAATCAAGGTTTAATTATTAGTGAATACAAGGAACAGTATCAACCAAAAAAATATTCTTTTTTGCAAAGAAATCGCATCATTATCCATCTTAGCGACATTGTCATTATCCCTCAAGCTGATCTAGAAAGCGGGAGTATGCAAAGTGCGCAAATGGCAATTCAAGCCAAAAAACCTCTTTATGTATTACCTCATAGAATTGATGAAAGTCTTGGAACAAACGCCTTGCTTGAAGATAATCAAGCAAAAGGAATCTATAATATTCAAAAATTTCTTAGTTCTTTAAACTTAAAGAAACATTCTATACAAGATGATTTACTAGAGTTTTGTTCTCAGTACAATGATTTTGAAGAGGCCTTGATGAAATTTGGTGATCGATTATTAGAGTATGAACTTGATGGCAAAATAAAAAGAGAAAATAATAAGATAGTGATTTTATGA
- the cysS gene encoding cysteine--tRNA ligase translates to MKIYDSRLKEKVDLIPLCDNEVRIYVCGPTVYDHAHLGHARSSIAFDLLKRVLQASGYKVTLVKNFTDIDDKIINKSLQNKMDINVLTKTYIQSYLDDMQALNVLPPDIQPKATESLQEITDLIQRLLEQGYAYKTGNGDIYLEVGKDKHYGSISQRGIEDLNQSRILENEEKKDLRDFALWKTYKGENDIGYESTLGFGRPGWHIECSAMIDKHLAYKDKDFCIDIHAGGADLLFPHHENEASQTRCAHQKELAKYWMHNGFVNINGEKMSKSLNNSFFIKDALKIYDGEILRNYLISTHYRGILNFNEEDLIHSKKRLDKIYRLKKRIQGASITSEKTQFQKDFLVALQDDLNISKALSILEEMLNTANQELDKSPKNKELQARISNDLDFLGKILGIGLKDSIEYFQLGVSMEQKSLIEQKLQERQRAKESKNFELADSIREELKNQGILIMDTPNGCIWEKSLF, encoded by the coding sequence ATGAAAATCTATGATAGTAGATTAAAAGAAAAAGTGGATTTAATTCCATTATGCGATAATGAAGTTAGAATCTATGTTTGTGGTCCAACAGTTTATGATCATGCACACTTAGGGCATGCAAGAAGCTCCATTGCATTTGACTTACTCAAAAGAGTTTTACAAGCAAGTGGCTATAAGGTTACTTTAGTAAAAAACTTTACTGATATTGATGATAAGATTATTAATAAATCCTTGCAAAATAAAATGGATATCAATGTCCTAACAAAGACCTATATTCAATCCTATCTTGATGATATGCAAGCTCTTAATGTTTTGCCTCCTGATATTCAACCAAAGGCAACAGAAAGCTTGCAAGAAATCACAGATCTCATTCAAAGACTTTTAGAACAAGGATATGCCTATAAAACTGGCAACGGGGATATTTATCTTGAGGTAGGTAAAGACAAACACTATGGTTCTATCAGCCAAAGGGGAATTGAAGATCTAAATCAAAGCAGAATTTTAGAAAATGAAGAAAAAAAGGATTTAAGAGATTTTGCATTATGGAAAACCTACAAGGGTGAAAATGATATAGGCTATGAAAGCACTCTAGGGTTTGGAAGACCTGGCTGGCATATAGAATGCTCTGCGATGATTGATAAACACCTTGCTTATAAAGATAAGGATTTTTGTATTGATATCCACGCAGGTGGCGCAGACCTGCTCTTTCCGCATCATGAAAATGAAGCATCACAAACCAGATGTGCCCATCAAAAAGAACTTGCAAAATATTGGATGCATAATGGCTTTGTTAATATCAATGGTGAAAAAATGAGCAAAAGCCTTAATAATAGTTTTTTTATAAAAGATGCACTTAAAATTTATGATGGGGAAATTTTACGCAATTATCTTATATCAACCCATTATAGAGGGATATTAAATTTCAATGAAGAAGATTTAATTCATAGCAAAAAACGATTAGATAAAATCTACCGCCTCAAAAAAAGAATCCAGGGTGCAAGTATCACATCAGAAAAAACACAATTTCAAAAAGACTTCCTTGTAGCACTTCAAGATGATCTTAATATTTCAAAAGCTCTTAGTATCTTAGAAGAAATGCTAAATACTGCCAATCAAGAACTAGATAAGAGCCCAAAAAATAAAGAATTGCAAGCTAGAATCTCAAATGATCTAGATTTTTTGGGAAAAATTCTAGGTATTGGCCTAAAAGATAGCATAGAATACTTTCAACTTGGAGTATCAATGGAGCAAAAAAGCCTAATTGAACAAAAACTACAAGAGAGACAAAGGGCAAAAGAAAGTAAAAACTTTGAACTTGCAGATTCTATTAGAGAGGAATTAAAAAATCAAGGAATACTCATTATGGATACACCAAATGGTTGTATATGGGAGAAATCCTTGTTTTAA
- the ruvX gene encoding Holliday junction resolvase RuvX, with translation MILACDIGLKRIGIATCINGIILPLQPILRKNRMQASKELDALLISRQIDTLVIGLPCSESKQCQETKQRILFFCNLLESNVKKVFIDEDFSSYEATSKIQHLKKQKKQNSLKDGKLDSLAACEILRRYLNNPNASLIIS, from the coding sequence ATGATTCTAGCTTGTGATATTGGATTAAAACGCATTGGTATTGCAACCTGTATCAATGGCATTATTTTACCCCTACAGCCTATTTTAAGAAAAAATCGTATGCAAGCATCCAAAGAATTAGACGCCCTTCTCATCTCAAGACAAATTGATACACTTGTAATAGGATTGCCTTGTTCAGAAAGCAAACAATGCCAAGAAACAAAACAAAGGATTTTATTTTTTTGCAATCTTTTAGAATCTAATGTAAAAAAAGTCTTTATTGATGAAGACTTCAGTAGCTATGAGGCTACCAGCAAAATACAACATCTTAAAAAACAAAAAAAACAAAACTCTCTTAAAGATGGCAAGCTAGATTCTTTAGCTGCATGCGAAATTTTAAGGCGCTATCTTAATAATCCTAATGCCTCTTTAATAATATCTTGA
- the murJ gene encoding murein biosynthesis integral membrane protein MurJ, translating into MLLKAFFTNSSGIFFSRIFGFVRDLYMANILGAGMLSDIFFAAFKFPNLFRRVFGEGAFTQSFLPSLISTKRKGVFIVSTFLIFVSIIFILTLLVWWFSGFVTKILAYGFDDEKINLAKPIVVINFWYLELVFITTFLSTILQYKNIFWVSAYNTVLLNICMILGLFFARDSEGIQIVFLLSYSVLCGGIAQIIIHFYPLYKAKFFKIFLIGLKDLYLILTKKAKTSLKNSYKGSMKDFFKQFFPAMLGSSTAQIAAFLDTILASFLATGSISYLYYANRIFQLPLAIFAIAISTALFPTIAKSIRNQKEKEAKQLLKKAFWLLFIPLSLCVCGGILLKNEIIYLLFERGNFVREDTLATAYVFALYLLGLLPFGLAKIFSLWLYAHKKQGKAALISAISLLFALIASCIFMHFFAVYGLAFASSLGGFVLFILTIKHFGFKDFLEIISYKKAWFILFLSLFLEIAVLKLFLSFLSI; encoded by the coding sequence ATTTTGCTTAAGGCTTTTTTTACTAATAGTAGTGGCATATTTTTTTCACGCATCTTTGGTTTTGTTCGTGATCTTTATATGGCAAATATTCTAGGTGCTGGTATGCTTAGTGATATTTTCTTTGCCGCATTTAAATTTCCCAATCTCTTTAGACGCGTATTTGGGGAAGGAGCCTTTACTCAAAGTTTTTTACCTAGTCTTATTTCCACAAAAAGAAAAGGAGTTTTTATTGTAAGCACTTTTTTAATTTTTGTAAGCATTATCTTCATCCTCACGCTTTTAGTATGGTGGTTTTCTGGATTTGTTACAAAGATCTTAGCCTATGGTTTTGATGATGAGAAAATTAACCTTGCAAAACCTATAGTTGTGATCAACTTTTGGTATCTTGAACTTGTCTTCATTACAACTTTTTTAAGCACAATCCTGCAATATAAAAATATCTTCTGGGTGAGTGCCTACAATACTGTGCTTTTAAATATTTGTATGATATTGGGGCTCTTTTTTGCAAGAGATTCTGAGGGAATACAGATTGTATTTTTACTTAGTTATAGTGTTTTATGTGGTGGTATTGCACAAATTATTATCCATTTTTACCCTCTTTATAAAGCAAAATTTTTTAAGATTTTTCTTATTGGGTTAAAAGACCTCTACCTCATCCTTACAAAAAAAGCAAAAACTAGTTTAAAAAATTCCTACAAAGGTAGTATGAAAGATTTTTTTAAACAATTCTTTCCAGCAATGCTAGGAAGCTCTACTGCTCAAATTGCAGCTTTTCTTGACACAATTCTTGCATCATTTTTAGCAACCGGTAGTATCTCTTATCTCTATTATGCTAATAGAATCTTTCAGCTTCCTCTTGCAATTTTTGCAATTGCTATATCTACAGCATTATTTCCCACAATTGCAAAATCTATTCGCAATCAAAAAGAAAAGGAAGCAAAGCAACTTCTAAAAAAGGCTTTTTGGCTTTTATTTATTCCTCTTTCTTTGTGTGTATGTGGTGGAATCTTGCTTAAAAACGAAATTATTTACCTTCTTTTTGAACGAGGTAATTTTGTGCGAGAAGATACACTTGCAACTGCTTATGTCTTTGCTTTATATCTACTGGGCTTATTACCTTTTGGATTGGCAAAGATTTTTTCACTTTGGCTTTATGCACACAAAAAACAAGGTAAGGCTGCCCTTATTTCTGCCATATCTCTTTTATTTGCCCTTATTGCTTCTTGTATATTCATGCATTTTTTTGCTGTTTATGGCTTAGCATTTGCCTCAAGTCTTGGTGGTTTTGTGCTCTTTATCCTGACAATTAAGCACTTTGGTTTTAAAGATTTTTTAGAGATTATTTCTTATAAAAAAGCTTGGTTTATTCTGTTTTTGTCTCTATTTTTAGAAATAGCAGTATTAAAACTCTTTTTATCTTTTTTATCAATCTAA
- a CDS encoding TonB-dependent receptor domain-containing protein has protein sequence MKKWQRNILMVLFITGKMVLAQDEKKDTEGKDYDLDSIVTSATGFEQDRKDAPATISVVTSEEILSRPIKDLGDAVQDVPGVYVEQTKTGQNQIYMRGLGSEYTLILIDGRRQNVNSAFNTNGFNGAHSSFMPPASMIERIEVIRGPASVVYGTDAMGGVINIITKKNPQKFTGSIQLDATIQEQRKNFGDNYGANMYIATPLIKDKLSLSLRGGGKYNDANYFYAPIVTSANGNPYTTHSPGKWYSYNAGGRLDYILDDSNNFYFDGEYYHITNTSLNTSGRSISATNDFNKLNLAFSHDGKYSWGKMQSYVQYALTDRIPQSTTGFGNVGGSLNYGAMIRNQDVAVSSMYNHDFSFGKAGDLALTSGIYYLYESLINKGQKFNRDMHQLAAFAEGQYFINRYVSTTLGLRYNWANLYTARPNPRFYVNVNPTSWFTIKMGIASGMKIPSLSQSYNGLYNIDTSGNYYYGTKDLQAEKSWNYEVSLIFDTKPVYIIATTYYTDFTDQIQTNTATSGTTLPGGFTCQGVQCYYFDNVDRSFMTGFEFSLQTKAFYGVSFDTSYAFTYTEQLSGTKKGLPVNSIPKHKLMAKIKYTYEKFSTYLRLQGNFLTPTLPSNRGGNPREILGAYYKDYVLLDWAMSYKFLKFFTATFSINNLLNTNFIDFAIAANGRNYVNSYQRYLPGRNYWFSLKMDF, from the coding sequence ATGAAGAAATGGCAAAGAAATATTCTAATGGTTCTATTTATAACAGGAAAAATGGTCTTGGCTCAAGATGAAAAGAAAGATACTGAGGGAAAGGATTATGATTTAGATTCTATTGTTACAAGTGCAACAGGTTTTGAACAGGACAGAAAGGATGCACCTGCAACAATTAGTGTGGTTACTAGTGAGGAAATTTTATCAAGACCTATTAAGGATTTAGGTGATGCTGTGCAGGATGTTCCAGGTGTTTATGTAGAGCAGACAAAAACAGGACAAAATCAAATTTATATGAGGGGTCTTGGATCAGAATATACGCTCATTCTCATTGATGGAAGAAGACAAAATGTCAATAGTGCATTTAATACCAATGGGTTTAATGGTGCACATTCTAGTTTTATGCCACCTGCATCAATGATTGAGAGAATTGAGGTGATTAGGGGACCTGCTTCTGTGGTTTATGGAACAGATGCAATGGGTGGAGTAATAAATATTATCACCAAAAAGAATCCTCAAAAATTTACAGGTAGTATTCAGCTTGATGCTACTATCCAAGAGCAGAGAAAAAATTTTGGGGATAATTATGGTGCAAATATGTATATTGCAACTCCTTTAATCAAAGATAAATTAAGTTTGAGTTTAAGAGGAGGAGGCAAATACAATGATGCAAACTACTTTTATGCACCAATTGTCACATCTGCAAATGGCAATCCCTATACAACTCATTCCCCAGGCAAATGGTATTCTTATAATGCTGGAGGTAGGTTAGATTATATTTTAGATGATTCAAATAATTTTTATTTTGATGGAGAGTATTATCATATTACAAATACCTCTCTTAATACTTCTGGTCGATCTATCAGTGCCACTAATGACTTTAATAAGTTAAATTTGGCATTTTCGCATGATGGAAAGTATAGTTGGGGAAAAATGCAAAGCTATGTGCAATATGCACTTACAGATAGAATTCCACAATCTACCACAGGTTTTGGTAATGTTGGTGGGAGTTTGAATTATGGTGCGATGATAAGAAACCAAGATGTTGCTGTGAGTTCAATGTATAATCATGATTTTAGCTTTGGAAAAGCAGGGGACTTAGCCCTAACTAGTGGGATTTATTATCTCTATGAGAGTTTGATTAATAAGGGACAAAAGTTTAATAGGGATATGCATCAATTAGCTGCTTTTGCAGAAGGACAATATTTTATTAATCGCTATGTTTCTACTACTTTAGGTTTGCGATACAATTGGGCAAATTTATATACTGCAAGACCCAATCCAAGATTTTATGTAAATGTGAATCCTACTTCTTGGTTTACTATTAAAATGGGTATTGCAAGTGGTATGAAGATCCCAAGTCTATCGCAAAGTTATAATGGACTTTATAATATTGATACTAGTGGTAATTACTATTATGGAACAAAGGATTTGCAGGCAGAGAAAAGTTGGAATTATGAGGTAAGTTTGATTTTTGATACAAAACCTGTTTATATTATAGCTACAACCTACTATACAGATTTTACTGACCAAATTCAGACCAATACCGCTACAAGTGGTACAACACTACCAGGAGGTTTTACCTGCCAAGGAGTCCAGTGCTACTACTTTGATAATGTAGATAGATCTTTTATGACAGGGTTTGAATTTAGCTTGCAAACAAAAGCATTTTATGGGGTAAGTTTTGATACTAGTTATGCTTTTACTTACACAGAACAGCTATCAGGAACCAAAAAAGGGTTGCCTGTTAATAGTATTCCAAAACATAAACTAATGGCTAAAATAAAATATACTTATGAAAAATTTAGTACTTATTTAAGATTGCAGGGGAATTTTTTAACTCCTACTCTCCCATCTAATAGAGGTGGAAATCCAAGAGAGATTCTTGGGGCATATTACAAGGATTATGTGCTATTGGATTGGGCAATGAGCTATAAGTTTTTAAAATTTTTCACAGCAACCTTTAGTATTAATAATCTTTTAAATACAAACTTTATTGATTTTGCAATTGCTGCAAATGGAAGAAACTATGTGAATAGCTATCAGAGATATTTACCTGGTAGAAATTATTGGTTTAGCCTCAAGATGGATTTTTAG
- the ilvC gene encoding ketol-acid reductoisomerase: protein MLRVYTQQDCNLELVCGKKIAILGFGSQGKAHAQNLRDSGANVIIGLYQGSKSWKIAQDLGFEVFEVSEAVKISELIVFMLPDELHSEVFEKAIKPFLKPHHTLVFCHGFSICFNLITPPQDVGIIMVAPKAQGRGVRNEFLKGSGVPALIAIEQDNKEQNARDLALSYAAGIGSHKSFIIETTFRQEAETDLFGEQAVLCGGLKALIKNAFEVLVEAGYPEELAYFECLHELKLVVDLIYEGGLTRLHEQISNTAEYGMIKSQKQIIPPSTKQIMRELLEKIQDGSFAKDFILEKQSNYICLKAERKNIKDHSIERMGNDLRKKIFKDKLTN, encoded by the coding sequence ATGCTAAGGGTTTATACACAACAAGACTGTAATTTAGAGCTTGTCTGTGGTAAAAAAATAGCAATACTTGGTTTTGGATCGCAAGGGAAAGCCCACGCACAAAACCTCAGAGATAGTGGAGCTAATGTTATTATAGGACTTTATCAAGGTAGCAAAAGCTGGAAGATTGCTCAAGATTTAGGCTTTGAAGTTTTTGAAGTTTCTGAAGCTGTAAAAATAAGTGAGTTGATAGTTTTTATGCTTCCTGATGAGTTGCATTCAGAAGTTTTTGAGAAAGCAATCAAACCTTTTTTAAAACCTCATCATACTTTGGTATTTTGTCATGGTTTTAGCATCTGCTTTAATCTTATCACGCCTCCTCAGGATGTAGGCATCATTATGGTTGCTCCAAAAGCTCAAGGCAGAGGTGTAAGAAATGAATTTCTAAAAGGTAGTGGTGTCCCTGCTCTTATTGCAATAGAACAGGATAATAAAGAACAAAATGCTAGAGATTTGGCACTAAGCTATGCAGCTGGTATTGGATCTCATAAAAGCTTTATTATTGAAACTACCTTTAGGCAGGAGGCCGAAACTGACCTTTTTGGAGAACAAGCGGTTTTATGTGGGGGACTAAAAGCACTAATTAAAAATGCATTTGAAGTTTTGGTAGAAGCAGGATATCCTGAAGAGCTAGCTTACTTTGAATGCCTACACGAACTTAAGCTTGTAGTGGATCTTATCTATGAAGGTGGGCTCACAAGATTGCATGAACAAATCTCTAATACCGCGGAATATGGAATGATTAAAAGCCAAAAACAAATCATCCCTCCCTCAACCAAGCAAATAATGAGAGAGCTTTTAGAAAAGATTCAAGATGGAAGCTTTGCTAAGGACTTTATTTTAGAAAAACAAAGCAATTATATATGCCTAAAGGCTGAAAGAAAAAATATAAAAGATCATTCCATTGAAAGGATGGGGAATGATTTGCGTAAAAAAATTTTTAAAGATAAACTCACTAATTAG
- the ruvA gene encoding Holliday junction branch migration protein RuvA — protein sequence MLFAIKGRIFSIEPTRLLLEQSGLIYEIFISFTTFNQLNTKQEVLVFVTKIIREDSHALYGFSEEVEKNIFDRLIKINGVGPKVALAILSTYNPQEFLMIIQNKDIASLQKVSGIGAKSAGKIMVDLSGFYIQTHEEKAPQKSNIEAKMALESLGFKPSVVDKVLKQVKAVKTQDIIKEALGLLR from the coding sequence ATGCTATTTGCAATAAAGGGTAGAATATTTTCTATAGAACCAACAAGGCTTTTATTAGAACAATCTGGATTGATTTATGAGATTTTTATATCTTTTACAACTTTCAACCAGCTAAACACTAAACAAGAGGTTCTTGTTTTTGTTACTAAAATTATCCGTGAGGATTCACACGCATTATATGGTTTTAGTGAGGAAGTAGAAAAGAATATCTTTGATCGGCTGATAAAAATCAATGGAGTTGGACCAAAAGTTGCACTTGCTATTTTATCAACCTATAACCCACAAGAATTTTTAATGATTATTCAAAATAAAGATATTGCCTCCTTGCAAAAGGTATCAGGAATTGGTGCAAAGAGTGCGGGAAAGATTATGGTGGATTTGTCGGGTTTTTATATACAAACTCATGAGGAAAAAGCTCCTCAAAAATCAAATATTGAAGCAAAAATGGCATTAGAAAGCTTGGGGTTTAAACCAAGCGTGGTGGATAAGGTTTTAAAACAAGTTAAGGCAGTAAAAACTCAAGATATTATTAAAGAGGCATTAGGATTATTAAGATAG
- the minD gene encoding septum site-determining protein MinD: MAEVITITSGKGGVGKSTCTANIAVGLAQTGKRVVAVDFDIGLRNLDMILGLENRIVYDVVDVMEGKCNLNQALINDKKTKTLYFLPASQSKDKTILDKEKVRNLIESLKKDFDFILLDSPAGIESGFEHAIFWADRALIVVTPEVSSVRDSDRVIGIIDAKSDKAKNNQEVQKHIIINRIKPELVAKGEMLSTDDVLSILALPLIGLVPEDSRIVSATNTGEPVIYTNSPSATSYKNIIQRILGNEVPFEDLQQKGFLNTLKRLFQ; the protein is encoded by the coding sequence ATGGCAGAAGTTATTACAATTACATCAGGTAAAGGCGGTGTTGGAAAATCTACTTGTACTGCGAATATAGCAGTTGGGTTGGCACAGACTGGAAAAAGAGTGGTTGCTGTAGATTTTGATATTGGTCTTAGAAATTTAGATATGATTTTGGGACTAGAAAACAGAATTGTTTATGATGTTGTTGATGTGATGGAAGGAAAATGCAATCTAAATCAAGCCCTAATCAATGACAAAAAAACAAAGACTCTTTATTTCTTGCCTGCTTCACAAAGCAAGGATAAAACAATTCTTGATAAAGAAAAGGTAAGAAACCTTATTGAGTCGTTAAAAAAAGATTTTGACTTTATTTTATTAGATTCTCCAGCGGGTATTGAAAGTGGATTTGAACATGCTATTTTTTGGGCAGATCGTGCATTGATTGTTGTAACTCCTGAGGTCAGCTCTGTAAGAGACAGTGATAGGGTAATTGGTATTATTGATGCAAAATCTGATAAAGCAAAAAATAATCAAGAGGTGCAAAAACATATCATTATTAATCGTATTAAGCCAGAGCTTGTTGCAAAGGGTGAGATGTTGAGCACAGATGATGTTTTAAGCATTTTAGCACTTCCTCTCATTGGCCTTGTGCCAGAAGATAGTCGTATCGTATCTGCTACAAACACTGGAGAACCTGTTATTTATACCAATAGCCCAAGCGCTACTAGCTATAAAAATATAATCCAAAGAATCTTGGGTAATGAAGTTCCTTTTGAAGATTTACAACAAAAAGGCTTTTTAAACACTCTTAAGAGGTTGTTCCAATGA
- the minE gene encoding cell division topological specificity factor MinE produces MSLFSFLFGKGESASKAKNRLSLMLAHERSLNVPYMQEMQQEILEVVRKYTKNSRVNIKTDSNQNINMLEVEIFLEEQQ; encoded by the coding sequence ATGAGTTTATTTTCTTTTCTTTTTGGTAAGGGTGAAAGTGCCTCTAAGGCTAAAAATCGCTTAAGCTTAATGCTTGCACACGAAAGAAGTTTGAATGTGCCTTATATGCAAGAAATGCAACAAGAGATTTTAGAAGTGGTAAGAAAATATACAAAAAACTCAAGAGTAAATATAAAAACAGATTCCAATCAAAATATAAATATGCTTGAGGTTGAAATATTTTTGGAGGAACAGCAGTAA